From one Acidobacteriota bacterium genomic stretch:
- a CDS encoding HAMP domain-containing protein, protein MLVLLHLFALFLLVLLGFYVFVANPRNRAHQTFAAFIAFLALWTIKDLVFWNFHGSNESAGWWAAASFAIALLMQCSLVVFAWVFPENSRTPRKKAAILFAPSLILIPAAFAGLLWRKVGFSDDRFEIDLAPLAYAFVIYVYFVFGYGASVLFRKYRTLRNSQHGQQVGAILWALIITGVLKTAANIVFPFFGLYYLLPYSSIFVLPGVLIYAYAISNFRLFSLENALDQFRLFPITYKIALSIATVAIVSFTLFQIPIVWWSFQDGISFEAWRKYLVFSVISALVPNLLLLLLIVRTISRPLQRITLAAVRVTEGSYGTEVDGRHSNDEIGLLAQSFNEMSRKMANDIEQLKKLNDQLIRTEKLAAMGTLSAGVAHEVNNPLASISSLIQMIRKNANDERLAENLKLIETQIDRISRVTKDMMEFARVRPAAKSDVDINSIIVTALRLASFDKSFQRLEVEERLGNDLPSIYADPDQLSQVFLNLFLNARDAMPNGGTLSVETVGFESEVVAIVSDDGIGIGTEDIKQIFDPFFTTKPAGNGTGLGLAVCYGIVTAHGGRIEAVPGTNSGTAFRVALPVAKDI, encoded by the coding sequence ATGCTCGTATTGCTCCACCTGTTCGCGTTGTTTCTCCTTGTCTTATTGGGGTTCTACGTCTTCGTCGCGAACCCGAGGAATCGCGCGCATCAAACGTTCGCCGCATTCATCGCCTTCCTCGCCCTCTGGACGATCAAGGATCTCGTCTTCTGGAACTTCCACGGAAGCAATGAGAGCGCCGGGTGGTGGGCCGCGGCGAGTTTTGCGATCGCGCTCCTGATGCAATGTTCGCTCGTCGTCTTTGCGTGGGTGTTCCCCGAAAACTCCCGGACGCCGCGAAAAAAGGCGGCGATCCTGTTTGCGCCGTCGCTGATTCTGATCCCGGCCGCGTTTGCGGGTCTTCTATGGCGAAAGGTCGGTTTTTCCGATGATCGATTTGAGATCGATCTCGCCCCGCTGGCATATGCCTTCGTCATCTACGTCTATTTCGTTTTCGGCTACGGTGCGAGCGTCCTCTTCCGCAAATACCGAACTCTAAGGAATTCGCAGCACGGTCAGCAGGTCGGCGCGATTCTCTGGGCGCTGATCATCACCGGCGTTCTGAAAACGGCGGCAAACATCGTCTTTCCATTCTTCGGCCTTTATTATCTGCTTCCTTACAGTTCGATCTTCGTGCTTCCGGGAGTCTTGATCTATGCGTACGCGATCTCGAATTTCAGGCTTTTCTCGCTTGAGAACGCGCTCGACCAGTTCCGTTTGTTCCCGATTACTTACAAGATCGCGCTGAGCATCGCGACGGTGGCGATCGTAAGTTTCACGCTCTTTCAGATTCCGATCGTCTGGTGGTCGTTCCAGGACGGGATCAGCTTTGAAGCGTGGCGCAAATATCTGGTCTTCAGCGTCATCTCGGCCCTGGTTCCGAACCTTCTGCTGCTGCTTTTGATCGTCCGGACGATCTCACGCCCCCTCCAGCGGATCACGCTCGCCGCGGTGCGCGTCACCGAAGGCAGCTACGGAACTGAAGTCGACGGCCGGCACAGCAACGACGAGATCGGACTTCTCGCGCAGAGTTTCAACGAGATGAGCCGCAAGATGGCGAATGACATCGAACAGCTCAAGAAACTCAATGACCAGCTGATCCGAACCGAAAAACTTGCCGCGATGGGAACCCTTTCCGCCGGGGTCGCCCACGAGGTCAACAATCCGCTCGCTTCGATCTCGTCGTTGATCCAGATGATCCGGAAGAACGCGAACGACGAACGGCTCGCCGAAAATCTCAAGTTGATCGAAACCCAGATCGACAGAATTTCCAGGGTCACGAAGGATATGATGGAATTCGCGCGCGTGAGGCCGGCGGCGAAATCGGATGTCGACATCAACTCGATCATCGTCACGGCGCTCCGTCTGGCGAGTTTCGACAAATCTTTTCAGAGACTTGAAGTGGAAGAACGCCTCGGAAACGATCTGCCGTCGATCTATGCCGATCCGGATCAACTCTCACAGGTCTTTCTGAATCTCTTTCTGAACGCCCGCGACGCGATGCCGAACGGGGGGACTCTATCGGTTGAAACCGTTGGATTCGAATCGGAGGTGGTTGCGATCGTTTCAGACGACGGCATCGGGATCGGAACGGAGGATATCAAGCAGATCTTCGATCCGTTCTTCACGACCAAGCCCGCCGGCAACGGAACCGGACTCGGACTAGCGGTTTGCTACGGGATCGTCACCGCGCACGGCGGACGGATCGAGGCCGTTCCGGGAACAAACTCCGGAACGGCTTTTCGAGTCGCGCTTCCGGTCGCAAAGGACATTTAA
- a CDS encoding SLBB domain-containing protein, translating to MRAIKQFKRPHFALILVLLCACLGIAQEAGQTVNPPESQPRAVDLIHQGDLIEIDVVGSLEFDWRGGLNPEGYLQDYQATETRLFALCLSTDQLAREIEKSLSRILRDPKVIVRILDTSGRPLTMLYGAVKIPHRFQIKRPVRLNELLVLAGGLTDQLSGVIQIFRPEKRACLEDPTADARKANADGDSGSGFFNISIVELLQGSTDSNVAIYSGDIITVNEAFPVFVVGGVNYPRPVLFRDGLTLTRAIASAGGLARDARPEDVVIFRRTREGSQSIEANLEKIRAKESTDVVLEKLDVIDVGRRGRERRLSPLSDSAFENGSPDSSKMPLRLID from the coding sequence ATGCGAGCAATCAAGCAGTTCAAGCGTCCGCACTTCGCGCTTATCCTCGTGTTATTGTGCGCGTGTTTAGGTATCGCGCAGGAAGCCGGTCAGACGGTGAACCCGCCGGAGAGCCAACCGCGAGCTGTCGATTTGATACATCAGGGGGATTTGATAGAGATCGACGTTGTCGGCAGTCTTGAGTTTGATTGGCGTGGAGGACTGAATCCCGAAGGCTACTTGCAGGATTACCAGGCAACGGAAACCCGGCTTTTCGCGCTGTGTTTGTCAACGGATCAACTGGCGCGCGAGATCGAAAAATCCCTTTCGCGAATCCTTCGCGACCCGAAGGTCATCGTCCGCATTCTGGATACGTCGGGGCGGCCGCTGACGATGCTTTACGGGGCGGTGAAGATCCCGCACCGCTTTCAGATCAAGCGACCGGTTCGGTTGAATGAATTGCTCGTTCTGGCCGGCGGACTGACCGACCAGTTGAGCGGCGTTATCCAGATCTTCAGGCCGGAAAAGAGGGCCTGTTTGGAAGATCCGACCGCCGATGCAAGGAAGGCCAATGCGGACGGGGACAGCGGATCCGGTTTTTTCAACATCAGTATTGTTGAACTGTTGCAGGGCTCGACTGATTCCAACGTCGCGATTTACAGCGGCGATATCATAACCGTCAACGAGGCGTTTCCGGTTTTTGTGGTCGGCGGGGTCAATTACCCTCGGCCGGTATTGTTTCGCGATGGGTTGACGCTCACACGGGCGATCGCGTCGGCCGGCGGGCTCGCGCGCGACGCGAGGCCCGAGGATGTCGTGATATTCCGCAGAACCAGGGAAGGATCGCAGTCGATCGAGGCGAATCTAGAAAAGATCCGCGCGAAGGAATCGACCGATGTTGTGCTTGAAAAACTGGATGTTATCGATGTCGGACGAAGAGGCAGGGAACGCCGGTTGTCGCCGCTGAGCGACTCCGCTTTCGAAAACGGCTCACCGGATTCTTCCAAAATGCCGCTTCGGTTGATTGATTGA
- a CDS encoding 3',5'-cyclic-nucleotide phosphodiesterase, translating into MKIQLLPSTIDPDGTASVRQHLSCLVIDDLVAIDAGSLAQSSNPQQKEQVRDVVLTHAHLDHIAGLPLFVDDLFATVRSPIVIHAVAEVIEVLEKNIFNWSVYPRFSELRNDFGSVMEYRAFEIGVEFTVQHLSVRAIGVNHKVPSVGFILSDGDSVVAMTGDTAELNGFWDEINALPKVSAVIVESAFPNRLEGLARISHHLTPAKLGRELSKLKHDCPIYVMSIKPAYYDSVVEELGGLGIESLTLFKSGMTISSESLK; encoded by the coding sequence ATGAAGATACAATTGCTGCCAAGTACGATCGATCCGGACGGCACCGCTTCAGTGCGGCAGCATTTGTCGTGTCTCGTGATCGATGATCTGGTCGCGATCGACGCCGGCAGCTTGGCGCAATCATCCAACCCGCAGCAAAAGGAGCAGGTGCGCGACGTTGTTTTGACCCACGCCCACCTTGATCATATTGCCGGCCTGCCGCTGTTCGTCGATGATCTGTTCGCGACGGTTCGGTCGCCGATCGTGATACACGCCGTCGCGGAGGTTATCGAAGTTTTGGAAAAGAACATCTTCAACTGGTCGGTTTATCCTCGATTTTCGGAGTTGAGAAATGATTTCGGAAGCGTGATGGAGTATCGCGCATTTGAAATTGGGGTTGAATTCACGGTTCAGCATCTCAGCGTACGCGCGATCGGCGTCAATCACAAGGTGCCGTCGGTCGGATTCATTCTGTCGGATGGCGACTCGGTCGTGGCAATGACAGGCGATACTGCGGAACTCAACGGATTTTGGGATGAGATCAACGCGCTTCCGAAGGTTTCGGCGGTGATTGTCGAGTCCGCGTTTCCGAATCGGCTTGAAGGTCTGGCGAGAATATCGCATCACCTAACTCCGGCGAAACTTGGACGCGAGCTGTCGAAATTGAAGCATGACTGTCCGATCTACGTAATGAGCATCAAGCCCGCTTACTACGATTCGGTGGTCGAAGAACTTGGTGGATTGGGGATTGAGAGTTTGACGCTTTTCAAATCGGGAATGACCATCAGTTCGGAATCGCTAAAATGA
- a CDS encoding amidohydrolase family protein has product MKRYFCSFVILCAIAVSAVGQTRSIAFTNARIIPIVGAPIENGILLIQNGKIVAVGDARAVRLSSDVQIVDLKGKVLMPGLVDTHSHIGEPAGADGSSPIQPDVRILDSVNVRASSLQRAQSGGITTVNVMPGSGHLDSGQTLYLKLRDDAIKIDDLLLYDKDGKILGGIKFANGTNPIRPGGGNFPGTRAKSAALVREQFIKAQEYKAKIVKAGDDKTKLPPRDLGMEALVEALDGKRVVHFHTHRHDDILTVLRLKQEFGFKLVLQHVSEAWKVADQIAKANVPSSIIMIDSPGGKLETVDVSMTNGAALEKAGALAGFHTDDSITDSRWFLRSAGLGVRFGMSREKALYGMTMAGAIMLDMQDRVGSLEAGKDADFIVLSGDPLSVYTHVEQTWVEGKPVFNRSNPADYLLAVGGFGASNDKVAHIDCFDGDVEGER; this is encoded by the coding sequence ATGAAACGATATTTCTGCAGCTTTGTCATTCTGTGCGCGATCGCGGTATCGGCGGTCGGGCAAACGCGTTCGATCGCGTTCACCAATGCCCGGATCATACCGATCGTCGGCGCGCCGATCGAAAACGGGATTCTCCTGATTCAAAACGGCAAGATCGTCGCCGTCGGTGACGCTCGTGCCGTCAGGCTTTCGTCGGACGTGCAAATCGTCGATCTTAAGGGAAAGGTCCTGATGCCGGGGTTGGTCGATACGCACAGCCACATCGGCGAACCCGCCGGAGCCGACGGTTCGAGTCCGATCCAGCCCGACGTCCGCATTCTCGATTCGGTCAACGTCCGAGCCTCGAGCCTGCAACGCGCCCAGAGCGGCGGCATTACGACCGTCAATGTGATGCCCGGTTCGGGACATCTCGACAGCGGCCAGACGCTCTATCTTAAACTCCGTGATGACGCCATCAAGATCGACGATCTGTTGCTCTATGACAAGGACGGAAAGATATTGGGCGGGATCAAGTTCGCCAACGGCACGAATCCGATCCGTCCGGGCGGAGGCAACTTCCCCGGAACGCGCGCCAAGAGCGCGGCGCTCGTTCGTGAACAATTCATCAAAGCGCAGGAATACAAGGCCAAGATCGTCAAAGCCGGCGATGACAAAACGAAACTCCCGCCACGCGACCTCGGAATGGAAGCGCTTGTCGAAGCGCTCGACGGCAAACGGGTCGTCCATTTCCACACCCACCGTCACGACGATATTCTGACGGTCCTCCGGCTGAAACAGGAGTTCGGATTCAAACTCGTGCTGCAGCACGTTTCTGAAGCCTGGAAGGTTGCCGATCAGATCGCCAAAGCGAACGTTCCGTCATCGATCATAATGATCGACTCGCCGGGCGGAAAGCTCGAGACCGTCGACGTTTCGATGACCAACGGCGCGGCGCTCGAAAAGGCCGGCGCCTTGGCCGGATTTCACACTGACGACTCGATCACCGATTCGCGCTGGTTTCTGCGATCGGCGGGATTGGGAGTGCGTTTCGGGATGAGCCGCGAAAAGGCGCTTTACGGGATGACGATGGCGGGCGCGATCATGCTCGATATGCAGGACCGCGTCGGATCGCTCGAAGCCGGCAAGGACGCCGACTTTATAGTTCTTTCGGGCGACCCTTTGAGCGTGTACACGCACGTCGAGCAAACTTGGGTCGAAGGCAAACCGGTCTTCAATCGGAGCAATCCCGCGGACTATCTGCTTGCGGTCGGCGGTTTCGGCGCGTCGAACGACAAAGTTGCGCATATTGACTGTTTTGACGGCGACGTCGAGGGGGAACGGTAA
- a CDS encoding SDR family oxidoreductase — protein MKEKVVIVTGASSGIGRAAALLFAKNGSNVVAVGRNEKELSTLRDEAQGKKGSIKIHLADIRETTQVERLVNDSVASFGRLDVLVNAAGVIANGTIENTTLDDWDKMININLRCVFYLMQKCVPHLEAVSGNIVNVSSVAGTRSFPNVLAYCVSKAAVDQLTHCSALELAPKGVRVNAVNPGVVVTNLHKRGGMNDEDYANFLKNSKNTHPLGRVGEAKEVAELIYFLASDKASWITGATHAIDGGRAQTCAR, from the coding sequence ATGAAGGAAAAGGTTGTCATAGTCACCGGAGCGAGCAGCGGCATCGGACGAGCCGCCGCACTGCTTTTTGCGAAGAACGGGTCGAATGTCGTCGCGGTTGGCCGAAATGAAAAGGAACTGAGCACGCTGCGGGACGAAGCGCAGGGCAAGAAGGGAAGCATTAAGATCCATCTTGCCGATATCCGTGAGACGACTCAGGTCGAACGGCTTGTCAACGATTCCGTTGCCAGTTTCGGACGGCTCGACGTACTTGTTAACGCCGCCGGCGTGATCGCCAACGGGACGATCGAAAACACGACGCTCGACGACTGGGACAAGATGATAAACATCAATTTGCGGTGTGTCTTTTATTTGATGCAGAAATGCGTCCCGCACCTCGAGGCGGTCAGCGGAAATATCGTAAACGTCTCGAGCGTTGCCGGGACGCGTTCGTTCCCGAACGTTCTCGCGTACTGTGTTTCAAAGGCCGCGGTTGACCAATTAACGCATTGTTCGGCCCTCGAACTCGCACCGAAGGGAGTTCGCGTCAATGCCGTAAATCCGGGAGTGGTCGTCACGAACCTGCATAAACGAGGGGGAATGAATGACGAAGATTATGCGAACTTCCTCAAGAATTCTAAGAATACCCATCCGCTCGGCCGTGTCGGAGAAGCGAAGGAAGTCGCGGAACTGATCTATTTCCTCGCCTCGGACAAGGCGTCGTGGATCACCGGCGCGACCCACGCGATCGATGGCGGGCGGGCTCAAACCTGTGCGCGATGA
- a CDS encoding matrixin family metalloprotease: protein MKVRSITFGVLFAVAMFAGSVSANVPLLTENAPGDGLHWNRKRIRIELSSSLLKSPTAIKPESDVIGAITRSFATWSDVTGIEFYFEWSDRQSVSAAGKTGDGVNLITIAPTSENLLAIGGDSGEVSARTRVFFGRRGEISEADVVLSPVQQFSTDGSFGTFDLQSTLTHEIGHMLGIDHSPVMAATMYQFQARNGTFNLPAVLGQTLSLDDVAAYRALYEPDAYATIAGRLLRYGGRPGSEIVVWAEEIGTGRVAAGRTTNGTGDFRLAGLEKGEYRLFFQSETTVGEDWVAGELGTLSVSVNRDYRFDRRLGRSFERPTADSIGFNGQFADLPILVNPDKSFAIFVTAARGNGGRTEMRGSSRFFVFGADQQNHDLGPEFAISSARVFVDEAAREGDYTVSVANASGNQRFFIGALSIDRYSNPWSLYDLK from the coding sequence ATGAAAGTCCGCTCTATAACATTTGGAGTTCTTTTCGCGGTCGCAATGTTCGCCGGGAGTGTTTCGGCGAACGTTCCGTTGTTGACCGAAAACGCTCCCGGCGACGGACTGCATTGGAACCGGAAGCGGATAAGAATCGAACTCTCGTCGTCGCTGCTGAAATCGCCGACTGCGATCAAACCCGAAAGCGACGTGATCGGCGCGATAACGAGAAGCTTTGCGACCTGGTCTGATGTGACGGGAATCGAGTTCTATTTTGAGTGGTCCGACCGGCAATCGGTCAGCGCCGCGGGAAAGACCGGGGACGGCGTCAATTTGATCACCATTGCCCCGACTTCCGAAAATTTGCTCGCCATCGGCGGCGATTCAGGTGAAGTTTCCGCGAGAACCAGGGTTTTTTTCGGGCGCCGCGGAGAGATCAGTGAGGCCGACGTTGTGTTGAGTCCGGTTCAACAGTTTTCCACGGACGGTTCTTTCGGAACTTTCGATCTCCAATCGACACTGACTCACGAGATCGGGCATATGCTTGGGATCGATCATAGTCCGGTGATGGCGGCTACGATGTATCAGTTTCAGGCCCGGAACGGAACCTTCAATTTGCCTGCAGTCTTAGGTCAGACGCTTTCGCTCGATGATGTTGCGGCCTACCGGGCATTGTATGAACCGGACGCTTACGCGACGATCGCGGGCCGGCTTCTGAGGTACGGCGGACGCCCCGGATCCGAGATCGTTGTCTGGGCTGAGGAAATCGGCACGGGGCGAGTTGCGGCGGGACGCACAACAAATGGCACCGGTGATTTTCGCTTGGCCGGACTGGAAAAAGGCGAATACCGGTTGTTCTTTCAGAGCGAAACGACCGTGGGCGAAGACTGGGTCGCCGGCGAACTCGGAACGCTCAGCGTATCGGTGAATAGGGACTATCGGTTCGACCGCCGATTGGGCCGAAGCTTTGAGCGCCCGACTGCGGACAGCATTGGATTCAACGGTCAGTTCGCGGATCTGCCAATTTTGGTGAACCCGGACAAGTCGTTTGCGATCTTCGTAACTGCCGCGCGCGGAAACGGTGGTCGAACGGAGATGCGAGGGTCGTCGAGATTCTTTGTTTTTGGTGCGGATCAGCAGAACCACGACCTCGGCCCGGAGTTCGCTATCTCATCCGCACGGGTTTTCGTCGATGAGGCGGCGCGTGAAGGGGATTATACCGTGAGTGTTGCAAACGCTTCCGGGAATCAACGATTTTTCATTGGTGCGCTGTCCATCGATCGCTATTCTAACCCTTGGTCGCTCTACGATTTGAAATAG
- the purD gene encoding phosphoribosylamine--glycine ligase has protein sequence MKILVVGSGGREHAICASFAEGANVDAVFCADGNAGIAEVADCVPIKPVETERLAAFALEKSIDLTFVGGETALALGIVDEFERLGLKIVGASKAAARLEASKSFAKDFMARWRIPTASYEVVKSVSEAREILQAGFFGSAETPVVIKADGLAAGKGVIVAPDRQSAIDALDELVTTVGQAASETIVLEECLFGREVSLLAFCDGSSYKLMPPVRDHKRIGDGDRGPNTGGMGTVADRSLISPEDLSVIERDIVIPTLEGCRKEGFPFKGILFIGLMMTSDGAKVLEYNVRFGDPETQVILPLLRTDLATICDAMTRGGLSKVDIDWSDGCAACIVLAARGYPGEPQRGDIIYGLDLAARHSGTKVFHAGTASDDTGHFVTSGGRVLGVTSTGAGLSEALDRAYLAVNDISWNGMQFRHDIGR, from the coding sequence ATGAAAATTCTTGTGGTCGGTTCCGGCGGACGCGAGCACGCGATCTGCGCGAGTTTCGCCGAAGGGGCGAATGTTGACGCCGTGTTTTGCGCGGACGGAAATGCGGGAATTGCCGAGGTCGCAGATTGTGTTCCGATCAAGCCGGTCGAAACCGAGCGTTTGGCCGCGTTTGCGCTTGAGAAATCGATCGATCTGACCTTTGTTGGTGGCGAGACGGCCTTGGCTCTCGGGATCGTCGACGAATTCGAACGGCTTGGGCTTAAGATCGTGGGAGCATCGAAGGCCGCGGCCAGACTCGAGGCGTCAAAGTCGTTCGCCAAGGATTTTATGGCACGGTGGCGGATTCCGACGGCCAGCTACGAGGTCGTCAAGTCGGTGTCCGAAGCGCGCGAGATATTGCAGGCCGGGTTCTTCGGGTCGGCTGAAACTCCGGTCGTCATAAAGGCAGACGGGCTGGCCGCCGGAAAGGGTGTCATCGTGGCGCCCGACCGGCAATCGGCGATCGACGCTCTCGACGAGTTGGTAACGACCGTTGGCCAAGCCGCTTCGGAAACGATCGTGCTTGAGGAATGCCTCTTCGGCCGGGAGGTTTCGCTGCTCGCTTTTTGTGACGGGTCGAGCTATAAACTTATGCCGCCGGTCCGCGATCACAAGCGCATCGGCGACGGCGACCGCGGTCCGAACACAGGCGGAATGGGAACGGTTGCGGATCGTTCCCTGATTTCCCCCGAAGACCTTTCGGTTATCGAGCGGGACATCGTTATCCCGACGCTGGAAGGCTGCCGCAAGGAGGGGTTTCCGTTCAAGGGAATCCTGTTCATCGGATTGATGATGACGTCCGACGGGGCAAAGGTTCTCGAATACAACGTCCGCTTCGGCGACCCCGAGACGCAGGTCATCCTGCCCCTCCTGCGAACCGATCTGGCAACAATCTGCGACGCAATGACCCGCGGCGGATTGTCCAAGGTCGATATTGATTGGTCCGATGGCTGCGCGGCCTGCATCGTGCTCGCCGCGCGCGGCTATCCGGGCGAACCGCAACGCGGCGATATTATCTACGGGCTGGACCTGGCGGCCCGTCATTCCGGGACGAAGGTCTTTCACGCGGGCACCGCAAGCGACGACACCGGTCATTTCGTGACCAGCGGCGGTCGGGTTCTCGGGGTCACGTCAACCGGTGCCGGTCTTTCCGAAGCGCTCGATCGGGCTTACCTTGCGGTAAACGATATTTCGTGGAACGGTATGCAGTTCCGGCACGACATCGGGAGATGA
- a CDS encoding zinc-ribbon domain containing protein codes for MSPQINPDTLAHEQSSDESSEFQDTEIRCIDCGENFVWSAGEQLFFRDKNLRNPPKRCKDCKKAKNERLAAITAAQNAGVKQRIEVAVHCARCNAFTTVPFYPSQGRPVLCRSCFLEQNPGLLGSESN; via the coding sequence ATGTCACCGCAAATCAATCCGGATACGCTTGCGCACGAGCAGTCGTCTGATGAATCGTCCGAGTTTCAGGATACCGAGATTCGCTGTATCGACTGCGGGGAAAACTTCGTATGGTCGGCGGGTGAGCAACTTTTCTTCCGGGACAAGAATCTCAGAAACCCGCCGAAACGCTGCAAGGATTGCAAAAAGGCAAAGAATGAACGACTGGCCGCGATCACTGCGGCGCAGAACGCCGGCGTGAAACAACGAATCGAAGTGGCGGTCCATTGCGCGCGCTGCAACGCGTTTACAACCGTACCGTTTTATCCGTCGCAAGGAAGACCGGTGTTGTGCCGAAGTTGTTTTCTTGAACAGAATCCGGGACTGCTTGGATCCGAATCCAATTAG
- a CDS encoding amino acid transporter produces MEIGKRKWFRRWLFQGVREIEGPHEHEGRHPQHSWWKVMCLTGVDYFSTLGYQPGIAFLAAGALSPIATLVLVLLTLFGALPMYKRVAEESPHGDGSISMLERLLSRWKGKMFVLALLGFVATSFIITITLSAADATAHIIENPFVEHNLQFLNHKVIVTLILIGFLGAVFLKGFNEAIGIAVFIVAAYLALNVVVIGTGLYEVATHPEVLGNWRDALFRHPDVRGSTVAMVLAALVVFPKLALGLSGFETGVVVMPLIKGGDDSKAEDLRLMQHSTENASDDDQRLMAGRIRNGKKLLTGAAVIMSFMLVGSSIVTSMLIPAEKFQVGGEANGRAISYLAHTSLGEVFGTAYDISTILILWFAGASAMAGLLNIVPRYLPRYGMAPDWARATRPLVIVFTLICFLVTIFFQAEVDAQGGAYATGVLMLMTSAAVAVTISAWRKNERKWIAFLIITIVFVFTTAVNMIEQPEGIKIATLFILGIVIASFVSRALRSTEIRIDKIVLDDTAKAIVDEMMLGELRIVTNRREKGDVSEYRFKEHEKRIDNHIPSTDPIIFYEIDLGDASEFSGTLNIRGVDIDGYKVLRTEAPAVPNAIAGFLLFLRDETGKIPHVYFGWSEGNPILYLIRYIIFGEGDTAPVTREILRQAETDPELRPSVHVGG; encoded by the coding sequence ATGGAAATCGGGAAACGAAAGTGGTTCCGGCGATGGCTCTTCCAGGGAGTGAGGGAGATCGAGGGCCCGCACGAACACGAAGGCCGACATCCGCAGCATTCGTGGTGGAAAGTCATGTGTCTGACGGGCGTCGACTATTTTTCGACGCTCGGCTATCAACCGGGAATAGCATTCCTCGCAGCCGGGGCGCTTTCTCCGATCGCGACGCTCGTATTGGTCCTTCTGACCTTGTTCGGAGCGCTTCCGATGTACAAGCGCGTGGCTGAAGAGAGTCCTCACGGGGACGGTTCGATCTCGATGCTCGAACGTCTTCTATCGCGCTGGAAGGGCAAGATGTTCGTTCTGGCATTGCTTGGATTCGTCGCGACGAGTTTCATTATCACGATCACGCTTTCGGCGGCGGACGCGACGGCACATATCATCGAGAACCCATTCGTCGAGCACAATCTACAGTTCCTGAATCATAAGGTCATTGTCACGCTGATCCTGATCGGATTCCTCGGAGCCGTTTTTCTAAAAGGGTTCAACGAGGCGATCGGCATCGCCGTTTTCATTGTTGCGGCGTATCTTGCGCTCAACGTTGTTGTGATCGGCACGGGACTCTACGAAGTGGCGACACATCCGGAGGTGCTTGGAAACTGGCGCGATGCGCTGTTTCGGCATCCGGACGTTCGGGGCAGCACGGTTGCGATGGTTCTCGCGGCCTTGGTCGTCTTCCCGAAACTGGCGCTGGGACTGTCGGGATTTGAAACCGGCGTCGTCGTGATGCCGCTTATCAAGGGGGGCGATGATTCAAAGGCAGAGGATCTGCGATTGATGCAGCATTCGACCGAGAACGCGTCCGACGACGATCAGCGATTGATGGCCGGACGCATCCGCAACGGAAAGAAACTGCTCACCGGCGCGGCCGTGATAATGAGCTTTATGTTGGTCGGCAGCAGTATTGTAACAAGCATGCTGATTCCGGCGGAGAAATTCCAGGTCGGCGGCGAAGCGAACGGCCGCGCGATTTCCTATCTCGCGCACACCAGTCTGGGCGAGGTTTTCGGAACCGCGTACGACATCAGCACGATTTTGATACTGTGGTTCGCCGGCGCGTCCGCGATGGCCGGACTTCTCAACATTGTCCCGCGCTACCTGCCCCGATACGGGATGGCTCCGGACTGGGCGCGGGCGACGCGCCCGCTGGTAATAGTCTTCACGCTGATCTGCTTTCTCGTGACGATCTTTTTTCAGGCCGAGGTCGATGCACAAGGCGGCGCCTACGCGACCGGTGTTTTGATGTTGATGACATCCGCAGCGGTCGCCGTGACCATCTCGGCGTGGAGAAAAAACGAGCGGAAATGGATCGCGTTTCTCATCATTACGATCGTTTTCGTATTTACGACCGCCGTCAATATGATCGAACAGCCGGAAGGGATCAAGATCGCGACGCTGTTCATCTTGGGAATCGTCATCGCTTCGTTTGTTTCGAGGGCACTTCGTTCGACGGAGATTCGCATCGACAAGATCGTTCTCGACGATACGGCCAAGGCGATCGTCGATGAGATGATGCTGGGCGAACTTCGCATCGTGACCAATCGGCGCGAAAAGGGAGATGTCAGTGAGTATCGTTTCAAGGAACACGAGAAACGTATCGACAACCATATTCCGTCGACGGATCCGATCATTTTCTACGAGATCGATCTCGGCGACGCGTCGGAGTTCTCGGGGACGCTCAATATCCGAGGCGTCGATATCGACGGCTACAAAGTTCTGAGAACCGAGGCGCCGGCGGTGCCCAACGCGATCGCGGGATTTCTACTCTTTCTGAGAGACGAAACCGGCAAGATACCCCACGTATATTTTGGCTGGAGCGAGGGAAATCCGATCTTGTATCTGATCCGCTACATCATTTTCGGCGAGGGGGACACGGCGCCGGTCACACGCGAGATACTGAGACAGGCCGAAACGGATCCGGAACTTCGCCCGAGCGTGCATGTCGGCGGATGA